The following are encoded together in the Pedobacter sp. D749 genome:
- a CDS encoding DUF5000 domain-containing lipoprotein produces MKALNKLLFVLISGISLMYSCKQDELIPLENNTTPPGQVSSVTVESGPGNAKLSYKLPSDKDLLYVKAIYSLKNGQQMEVKSSYYNNSLLVEGFGDTDFHEIKLYAVNRSEVASDPVVVKIKPLENPIWGVFRSLKVLPDFAGLNFQAANPAKADLSIEVLRFQDGKYVGDPKNNIYTSAIDIDKSIRGLDTTSQKFAVTVRDRWLNYTDTLYTTLKPLYESLLAKNLYRAVNLPTDVGQQYTATGLAKMWDGDIINWPNVSLTSTGTLTPQWVTFDLGQSAIMSRIVVWNYPEYLNAGRTYYYGGNIKKFEIWGSDNPPGDGSYNNWSLLGTFDSTKPSGSAYGVQTAEDYAFANAGISYTFPAGNVKKVRYIRIKSISNWQGTTFMSIAELQCYGDPR; encoded by the coding sequence ATGAAAGCATTAAATAAATTACTATTTGTTTTAATTAGTGGTATCTCCTTAATGTATTCTTGCAAGCAAGATGAATTAATACCACTTGAAAATAACACAACACCTCCAGGCCAGGTAAGTAGTGTAACTGTAGAAAGTGGACCTGGTAATGCCAAATTATCATATAAACTGCCATCAGATAAAGATTTGCTTTATGTGAAAGCAATATATAGTCTCAAGAATGGTCAACAGATGGAAGTAAAGTCTTCATACTACAACAACTCTTTGCTTGTTGAGGGGTTTGGAGATACAGATTTTCATGAGATCAAATTATATGCAGTAAATCGGAGTGAGGTTGCTTCTGATCCTGTAGTAGTTAAAATTAAACCTTTAGAAAATCCAATTTGGGGAGTTTTTAGAAGTTTAAAGGTTCTTCCTGATTTTGCAGGTTTGAATTTTCAGGCAGCAAATCCTGCCAAAGCTGATCTTTCGATTGAAGTATTGAGATTTCAGGATGGTAAGTATGTTGGCGATCCAAAAAATAACATTTATACCTCTGCAATTGATATTGACAAGTCGATCAGAGGTTTAGATACTACTTCGCAGAAATTTGCAGTTACGGTAAGAGATAGGTGGTTGAATTATACAGATACTTTGTATACTACTTTAAAGCCATTGTATGAATCCCTTTTAGCTAAGAATTTATATAGAGCGGTTAATCTGCCTACTGATGTTGGTCAACAGTATACTGCAACTGGTTTAGCAAAAATGTGGGATGGTGATATCATCAACTGGCCAAATGTTTCATTAACCAGTACAGGTACATTAACTCCTCAGTGGGTAACTTTTGATTTAGGGCAGTCTGCAATTATGAGCCGTATTGTGGTCTGGAATTATCCTGAATATTTGAATGCAGGAAGAACCTACTATTATGGGGGGAATATTAAAAAGTTTGAAATTTGGGGAAGTGATAACCCACCAGGTGATGGTAGTTACAATAACTGGAGCCTGTTAGGTACTTTCGATTCTACAAAACCTTCGGGAAGTGCGTATGGTGTGCAAACGGCAGAAGATTATGCTTTCGCTAATGCAGGTATTAGCTATACATTCCCTGCAGGTAACGTGAAGAAGGTTCGCTATATACGCATAAAGTCCATCAGTAATTGGCAGGGTACTACATTTATGAGTATTGCAGAATTACAATGTTACGGAGATCCGAGGTAA
- a CDS encoding RagB/SusD family nutrient uptake outer membrane protein, with amino-acid sequence MKNKNILIQTNNKLSAIRYGALAFLLMLSLASCKKYLDIVPDNVATLDNAFSLRNEAEKYLFTCYSFMPSNGNPLANMGYMTGDEVWTSLDEREFISEGWRIARGNQNAANPLFNSWSEGDRSLWKNYWQAIRNCNIFLENVSDETKIPDLQLDERKRWIAEVKFLKAYYNFLLMRMYGPIPIVDKNLPISASEDEVKVKRMPFDDCVNYVVSLLDQATPDLPQRIRDKTLELGRITQPIALAIKAKVLLTAASPLFNGNSDYSGFKDKDGVALFNTTYDANKWKKAADAAKAAIDASEAAGFKLYTFPGTTAMKISDSTKRQLTIKGAMTERFGLNSETVWGNPNSTTGFLQGVAMPRLDGANPVPVGQARQQLAPPIKIAEMFYSKNGVPINEDKTLDFTNRYSLRKAVKAERFYIKEGYTTARLNFDREPRFYADLAFDGSTFFKYDSPGNTDEGTYTVEAKSNQISGANNFGWYNETGYFVKKVVDWNMAHSENNVTYRAYAWPELRLADLYLMYAEALNESLGAPSQEVFDYINRIRSRAGLLSVEVSWSNYSTSPTKYTTKDGMRQIIQQERMIEMAFEGSRYWDIKRWKRAAELFNQAITGWSIYQPTSEEYYRVRTIFNQNFISPRDYLWPIRTYDLTVNRKLVQNPGW; translated from the coding sequence ATGAAAAATAAAAATATTTTGATCCAAACAAACAATAAACTCAGTGCTATACGGTACGGTGCCCTCGCATTTTTGCTTATGTTATCTTTGGCATCGTGTAAAAAATATCTGGATATTGTTCCAGATAACGTAGCGACATTAGACAATGCTTTTAGCTTAAGAAACGAAGCAGAAAAGTATTTATTTACCTGCTATTCCTTTATGCCTTCAAATGGAAATCCCTTAGCTAACATGGGATATATGACTGGTGATGAAGTATGGACATCTTTAGATGAACGTGAATTTATCTCTGAAGGCTGGAGAATAGCCCGGGGAAATCAGAATGCGGCTAATCCGTTATTCAATTCATGGAGTGAGGGTGATAGATCACTATGGAAAAATTATTGGCAAGCCATTAGAAATTGCAATATCTTTCTGGAAAACGTATCTGATGAAACAAAGATTCCGGATTTACAATTAGATGAACGTAAACGTTGGATTGCTGAAGTTAAGTTTTTGAAAGCCTACTATAATTTTCTACTGATGAGAATGTATGGCCCAATACCGATTGTGGATAAAAATCTTCCAATCAGTGCTTCTGAAGATGAGGTAAAGGTTAAGCGTATGCCTTTTGATGATTGTGTTAATTACGTTGTTAGTTTGTTGGATCAGGCGACTCCGGATTTACCTCAACGTATAAGGGATAAAACGCTTGAGCTAGGGCGTATTACTCAACCGATAGCGTTAGCTATAAAAGCAAAAGTGCTACTAACCGCAGCTAGTCCGTTATTTAATGGAAATTCAGATTACTCTGGATTCAAAGATAAAGATGGGGTAGCACTATTTAATACCACTTATGACGCCAATAAATGGAAAAAAGCAGCTGATGCTGCAAAAGCTGCCATTGATGCATCAGAAGCTGCAGGCTTCAAACTATATACTTTCCCTGGCACCACAGCCATGAAAATTTCTGACTCTACTAAAAGGCAGCTAACTATAAAAGGCGCAATGACGGAGCGTTTTGGACTGAACTCTGAAACGGTGTGGGGTAATCCAAATAGTACAACAGGCTTTTTACAAGGAGTTGCAATGCCACGCTTAGATGGTGCAAATCCTGTTCCGGTTGGCCAGGCAAGACAGCAACTTGCTCCTCCGATTAAAATAGCTGAAATGTTTTACAGTAAAAATGGTGTTCCTATAAATGAAGATAAGACCCTTGACTTTACCAATCGCTATTCGTTGAGAAAAGCAGTTAAGGCTGAACGATTTTATATAAAAGAAGGTTATACCACCGCGAGGCTGAATTTCGATAGGGAACCGCGTTTTTATGCTGATTTAGCCTTTGATGGCAGTACTTTCTTTAAGTATGATAGTCCGGGTAATACAGATGAAGGCACCTATACTGTAGAAGCTAAATCTAATCAAATTTCAGGAGCTAACAACTTTGGCTGGTATAATGAAACAGGTTATTTTGTGAAGAAGGTTGTTGATTGGAACATGGCTCATTCTGAAAATAATGTAACGTACAGAGCCTATGCATGGCCTGAACTTAGATTAGCGGATTTGTACTTAATGTACGCTGAAGCCTTAAATGAAAGTTTAGGTGCTCCTTCTCAGGAAGTTTTTGATTATATCAACAGAATTCGTTCCAGAGCAGGTTTGCTATCTGTAGAGGTATCATGGTCGAACTACTCTACGAGTCCAACAAAATATACTACAAAAGATGGTATGCGTCAAATCATTCAACAAGAACGTATGATCGAAATGGCCTTTGAGGGAAGTCGCTACTGGGATATTAAACGTTGGAAGAGAGCCGCTGAGCTCTTTAATCAGGCAATTACTGGCTGGAGTATTTATCAACCCACATCAGAAGAATATTATCGTGTGAGAACAATATTTAATCAGAATTTTATATCGCCCAGAGATTATTTGTGGCCTATACGCACGTATGATTTGACAGTTAATAGAAAATTGGTTCAAAATCCAGGATGGTAA
- a CDS encoding TonB-dependent receptor, producing MRKIYKKKAQNSGCLFFRGSVFRTLVGIMMFMGFCFSASAQSEVTVKGVVKDTVGGLPGVNVKVSGTVRGISTDDQGRYTIKLPRSGKLLFSLVGYKPQTKTVADYEKSADGTYVINIVLKSDANSLEEVAVVGYGTQKKASLISSITTINPKELKGPTSNLTTMLAGRVAGMVAFQRSGEPGSDNASFFIRGLGTFGAGKQDPLILIDGAESTQNDLARLQPDDVATFSVLKDAAASAVYGARGANGVLLITTKRGQAGETQFSFRAENSVSGNTKNFKFADNVTYMNLANEGALTRNRLSQLPYQRNKIDATAAGENELLYPNNNWIDQLIKKYTLNQRFNLNISGGGSKVVYYLSGTYNIDNGVLKVDDVNNFNSNIKLKNYAVRSNVTINLTNTTTADILVSGQFDDYTGPVGGGGLAFNRALWSNPVAFPAVYPASYQAYAKHPLFGNVISPNGNLYMNPYAEMVRGYQDRNSSTLQTQIEIKQDLKDLTPGLNVRFMTYARRYSYFDVSRRYNPFYYSSAAQPDGSVSLSLLNGGNTSLVRPLGTEYLDYSQGSKDLNSIFYAELATNYTRTFGKHDVSAMLITTMRNFLSGNAGDLQSSLPSRNQGVAGRANYTYDSKYLAEFNFGYNGTERFAPNNRFGFFPSFGLGYIISNAAFFKPLEKVITSAKIRGTYGFSGNDIIGTPTDRFFYLSSVQMENGGYGAQFGEDGGYYRPGISVSIYPNNLITWERSKQLNLAMDLTLFRDLNFTVEVYKQTRSNILTSRTFIPSTMGLQANIRANTNKMESRGVDFSTNYNKTFGNGISLQLRGNFTYAASKVLIADEPSYDSKEAYRYIAGNSASQSYGLIAERLFIDDQEAKNSPVQLGGVPGLTYGGGDIKYRDVNGDGLVTDADKVPIGLPTAPEIIYGFGGTIGYKGFDISVFLQGSARSSFFINPYNITPFVLGREMIDNRFTDNANAIQTGLLKAIADSHWSEQNRDTYALWPRLSSTYVENNLPTSTWWMRNGSFLRLKSAEIGYNLPNKLQQKLGIKTTRLYLNATNLAVLSSYKLWDPEMGGKGIGYPLQVVYNIGLNLKF from the coding sequence ATGAGAAAAATCTACAAAAAGAAGGCTCAAAATTCGGGCTGTTTATTTTTCCGTGGGAGTGTATTCCGAACGCTTGTGGGCATAATGATGTTCATGGGCTTTTGTTTTTCTGCTTCTGCACAAAGTGAAGTAACTGTTAAGGGGGTAGTGAAGGATACTGTAGGCGGTTTACCTGGGGTAAACGTTAAGGTATCCGGAACAGTTCGTGGAATATCCACAGATGATCAGGGGCGGTATACCATTAAATTACCGAGATCAGGTAAATTACTTTTTAGCCTGGTGGGCTATAAGCCGCAAACTAAAACAGTTGCAGATTATGAAAAATCAGCAGATGGAACCTATGTGATTAATATTGTACTTAAATCAGACGCGAATTCACTTGAAGAGGTTGCAGTAGTAGGTTATGGAACACAGAAAAAAGCTAGTCTGATAAGTTCCATTACTACAATCAATCCAAAAGAATTAAAGGGACCAACCAGTAACTTAACCACTATGCTAGCTGGTCGTGTAGCAGGTATGGTTGCTTTCCAAAGAAGCGGAGAGCCAGGATCAGATAACGCTTCTTTTTTCATTAGAGGTTTGGGTACATTCGGTGCGGGGAAACAAGACCCTTTGATTTTGATTGATGGCGCGGAATCAACTCAAAACGACTTAGCCCGTTTACAACCGGATGACGTGGCTACATTCAGTGTGTTAAAAGATGCTGCGGCTTCTGCTGTATATGGCGCCAGAGGTGCTAATGGCGTGCTGTTAATTACAACTAAAAGAGGCCAGGCAGGAGAAACTCAGTTTAGTTTCCGGGCAGAGAATTCTGTTTCAGGTAACACCAAAAACTTTAAATTTGCAGATAATGTGACTTATATGAACCTGGCAAATGAAGGTGCATTAACACGTAACAGGCTATCTCAATTACCATACCAGCGGAATAAGATAGATGCTACTGCGGCTGGAGAGAATGAGCTTTTATACCCAAACAATAACTGGATTGATCAGCTAATTAAAAAATATACACTCAACCAAAGATTTAATTTAAACATCTCCGGTGGTGGTTCTAAAGTTGTTTATTATCTGTCTGGTACTTATAATATCGATAATGGTGTATTGAAGGTAGATGACGTAAATAATTTTAATAGTAATATTAAGCTGAAAAATTACGCCGTTCGTTCTAATGTAACTATTAATTTAACTAACACTACCACTGCCGATATATTAGTATCTGGTCAATTTGATGATTATACGGGGCCTGTAGGTGGTGGTGGACTCGCATTTAACAGGGCATTATGGTCTAATCCTGTAGCTTTTCCAGCTGTTTATCCAGCAAGTTATCAAGCTTATGCCAAGCACCCGTTATTTGGTAATGTAATTTCGCCTAACGGAAATCTTTATATGAACCCTTACGCAGAAATGGTAAGAGGTTATCAGGATCGTAATTCTTCTACATTACAGACACAAATCGAAATAAAGCAAGATTTGAAAGACCTTACTCCCGGCTTAAACGTTCGCTTTATGACTTATGCACGTAGGTACTCTTATTTTGATGTTTCAAGAAGATACAATCCATTTTACTATTCTTCAGCAGCACAACCTGATGGTAGTGTATCACTAAGTTTATTGAATGGTGGAAATACTTCATTAGTCAGGCCCCTTGGAACGGAATATCTTGATTATTCACAAGGTTCAAAGGACTTGAATTCTATATTTTATGCCGAACTAGCAACCAATTATACAAGAACTTTTGGAAAACATGATGTAAGCGCCATGTTAATTACGACCATGAGAAACTTTCTGTCAGGTAATGCCGGGGACTTACAATCATCTTTGCCTTCACGTAATCAAGGTGTAGCCGGACGTGCTAATTATACATATGATAGTAAATATCTGGCAGAATTTAACTTTGGTTATAATGGAACTGAACGTTTCGCACCTAACAACCGTTTTGGATTTTTTCCTTCGTTCGGTTTAGGTTATATCATTTCAAATGCTGCGTTCTTTAAACCACTTGAAAAGGTGATCACATCAGCAAAAATCAGAGGTACATATGGATTTTCCGGTAATGATATAATAGGAACTCCTACTGATAGATTCTTTTATCTTTCTTCAGTACAAATGGAAAATGGCGGCTATGGTGCACAATTTGGTGAAGACGGAGGTTACTATAGACCCGGTATCTCGGTTTCGATATATCCAAATAACCTGATTACCTGGGAACGCTCTAAACAGCTTAATCTTGCTATGGATTTGACCTTGTTCAGAGACTTGAACTTTACTGTTGAGGTTTATAAACAAACGCGTTCCAACATCTTAACCTCACGTACATTTATCCCAAGTACGATGGGGTTACAAGCCAATATTCGTGCTAATACCAACAAAATGGAAAGTAGAGGTGTGGATTTCAGTACTAATTATAATAAAACATTTGGTAATGGAATCTCCTTACAATTGAGAGGAAACTTTACATATGCAGCAAGTAAGGTACTAATTGCTGATGAACCTAGTTACGATAGTAAAGAAGCCTACCGCTATATTGCTGGTAATTCTGCTTCTCAATCATACGGGTTAATTGCAGAAAGGTTATTTATTGATGATCAGGAAGCAAAAAATTCACCCGTACAGCTAGGGGGAGTACCGGGCTTAACTTATGGTGGTGGAGACATCAAATATAGGGATGTGAACGGCGATGGATTAGTAACGGACGCTGACAAAGTGCCTATAGGGTTACCTACGGCTCCTGAAATTATTTATGGCTTTGGCGGTACAATCGGATATAAAGGATTCGATATTTCAGTATTCCTGCAGGGATCAGCGCGTTCATCATTCTTTATCAATCCATATAATATTACCCCATTTGTATTAGGGCGGGAGATGATAGATAACCGATTTACTGACAATGCTAATGCGATACAAACTGGTTTGCTAAAAGCAATTGCAGATAGTCATTGGTCTGAACAAAATCGTGATACCTATGCATTGTGGCCACGTTTAAGTAGCACATATGTAGAAAATAATTTACCTACATCTACCTGGTGGATGCGAAACGGTAGCTTTTTAAGATTAAAAAGTGCAGAGATAGGCTATAATCTTCCAAATAAGCTACAACAGAAATTGGGTATAAAGACAACAAGACTTTATTTAAATGCCACCAACCTGGCAGTTTTAAGTTCTTATAAATTATGGGATCCAGAAATGGGAGGTAAAGGAATTGGTTATCCGTTGCAAGTAGTTTATAACATAGGTCTAAATTTAAAATTTTAG
- the ettA gene encoding energy-dependent translational throttle protein EttA yields the protein MSDEKIIFSMAGVNKIYPPQKQVLKNIYLSFFYGAKIGVIGLNGSGKSSLLKIIAGLDKSYQGEVVFSPGYSVGYLAQEPILDPEKTVREVVEEGVAEVTAILKEYEEVNEAFGLEENYSDPDKMDKLMARQGELQDKIDSLGAWEIDSKLERAMDALRCPDPDTKIGVLSGGERRRVAMCRLLLQHPDVLLLDEPTNHLDAESIDWLEQFLQNYEGTVIAVTHDRYFLDNVAGWILELDRGEGIPWKGNYSSWLDQKAKRLSQEEKTESKRQKTLERELEWVRMAPKARHAKSKARLANYDKLASEDGKEREDKLELFIPAGPRLGNVVIEATNVTKAYGDKILFDNLNFSLPPAGIVGIIGPNGAGKTTLFRLITGQEEADAGTFRVGETVELGYVDQMHNDLDADKTVYENITDGLDNIQLGTKAVNGRAYVSKFNFNGGDQQKKVGILSGGERNRVHLAITLKKGANVLLLDEPTNDIDVNTLRALEEALENFGGCAVVISHDRWFLDRICTHILAFEGNSEVYFFEGNYSDYEENRKKRLGDVTPKRIRYKKLD from the coding sequence ATGTCTGACGAGAAAATAATCTTTTCAATGGCAGGAGTAAATAAAATTTACCCTCCACAAAAACAGGTTTTAAAAAATATTTACCTTTCTTTCTTTTACGGAGCCAAAATCGGAGTTATCGGTTTAAATGGTTCTGGTAAGTCATCTCTTTTAAAAATTATTGCCGGCTTAGATAAATCTTACCAGGGCGAGGTCGTTTTCTCACCTGGTTATTCGGTGGGTTATTTAGCGCAGGAGCCGATCTTAGACCCCGAAAAAACCGTTCGCGAGGTGGTTGAAGAAGGCGTTGCCGAAGTTACTGCCATTTTAAAAGAATACGAAGAAGTGAATGAGGCCTTTGGTTTGGAAGAAAACTATTCTGATCCGGATAAAATGGATAAGTTAATGGCCAGACAGGGTGAACTTCAGGATAAAATCGATTCCCTAGGTGCCTGGGAAATTGATTCGAAATTAGAAAGGGCCATGGATGCCTTACGTTGTCCTGATCCGGATACTAAAATTGGTGTATTATCAGGTGGGGAGCGCCGCCGGGTGGCCATGTGCCGTTTATTGCTTCAACATCCTGACGTATTATTATTGGATGAGCCAACCAACCACTTGGATGCTGAAAGTATCGATTGGTTAGAACAATTCTTACAAAATTACGAAGGAACCGTTATTGCTGTTACCCACGATAGGTACTTCCTGGATAACGTTGCCGGATGGATTTTAGAGTTAGACCGCGGCGAAGGCATTCCCTGGAAAGGAAATTACAGCAGCTGGTTAGATCAGAAAGCAAAACGTTTATCGCAGGAAGAGAAAACAGAAAGCAAACGCCAGAAAACATTAGAACGTGAGTTGGAATGGGTACGCATGGCTCCAAAAGCACGTCATGCAAAATCTAAAGCCCGTTTAGCCAACTATGATAAATTAGCTTCAGAAGATGGCAAAGAAAGAGAAGATAAATTAGAGCTGTTCATTCCTGCAGGCCCGCGTTTGGGGAATGTAGTGATTGAAGCCACAAACGTTACCAAAGCTTATGGCGACAAAATATTGTTCGATAATTTAAACTTCTCCCTTCCTCCAGCAGGTATTGTAGGGATTATTGGCCCCAATGGTGCAGGTAAAACCACTTTATTCCGTTTAATTACCGGACAGGAAGAAGCAGACGCCGGTACTTTCCGCGTAGGCGAAACGGTTGAACTGGGTTATGTAGATCAGATGCATAATGATTTAGATGCAGATAAAACGGTATACGAAAACATTACCGATGGATTAGACAATATACAATTGGGCACTAAAGCCGTAAACGGACGTGCTTATGTTTCAAAGTTCAACTTTAATGGTGGCGATCAACAGAAAAAAGTTGGTATTCTATCAGGTGGTGAGCGTAACCGTGTACACCTGGCCATTACCTTGAAAAAAGGAGCCAATGTTTTGCTACTGGATGAGCCAACCAACGATATCGATGTAAATACATTACGTGCACTGGAAGAAGCTTTAGAAAACTTTGGTGGTTGTGCCGTGGTGATCAGTCACGACAGGTGGTTCCTGGATAGGATCTGTACACACATCCTTGCTTTCGAAGGTAACTCTGAAGTTTATTTCTTTGAAGGTAACTACTCAGATTACGAAGAAAATCGCAAGAAACGCCTGGGTGATGTTACCCCAAAACGCATCAGATATAAAAAATTAGATTAA
- a CDS encoding GDSL-type esterase/lipase family protein — translation MNKILLFILLISGSALFAQDQKVDSLNNKPKKENFADDWAALTKYQKENELLPPPTKKEKRVVFLGSSIFEFWKQKDPEYFSRNTYVDRGISGQISPQLLIRFRQDVINLKPKAVIILAGSNDIAGNTGHVTIDKIMDNIKSMAELARLHRIKVILCKYLPVYEYPWNKQIKAADIIVDLNEKIETYAKERNYTILDYWTPLVDERKGQRAELTVDGVHPNLAGYKIMEGVTDMVIKKALKNRH, via the coding sequence ATGAATAAAATCCTGCTTTTTATTTTATTGATTTCTGGCAGTGCTCTATTCGCGCAGGATCAGAAAGTAGATTCGTTAAACAATAAACCCAAGAAAGAAAATTTTGCCGACGATTGGGCCGCGTTAACGAAGTATCAGAAAGAAAATGAGCTTTTACCGCCACCAACCAAAAAAGAAAAAAGGGTTGTTTTTTTAGGAAGTTCGATATTCGAATTCTGGAAACAGAAAGATCCTGAATATTTTAGCCGGAATACTTATGTGGATAGGGGAATAAGCGGACAGATATCGCCGCAGCTGCTGATCCGTTTTCGGCAGGATGTGATTAACCTTAAGCCAAAAGCAGTGATTATTTTGGCAGGTAGTAATGACATTGCAGGCAATACAGGCCATGTGACGATAGATAAGATTATGGATAATATTAAATCGATGGCAGAACTGGCGAGGTTACACCGTATTAAGGTAATACTTTGTAAATATTTGCCTGTTTATGAATATCCATGGAATAAGCAGATTAAGGCAGCCGATATCATTGTTGATTTAAACGAAAAAATTGAGACCTATGCCAAAGAGAGAAATTATACCATTTTGGATTATTGGACACCATTGGTAGATGAAAGAAAAGGGCAGCGTGCCGAATTAACGGTTGATGGGGTTCATCCTAACCTTGCCGGTTATAAAATAATGGAAGGGGTAACTGATATGGTGATCAAAAAAGCTTTGAAAAATAGACACTAA